The following proteins come from a genomic window of Longimicrobiaceae bacterium:
- a CDS encoding YdiU family protein, whose protein sequence is MPAHFPFDNTYARLPERFFARVAPTPVRGPRLVRVNGPLAAQLGLGPDWLASEEGVEVLAGNRVVETAEPIATAYAGHQFGVFVPQLGDGRAVLLGEIVDRAGVRRDVQLKGSGRTPFSRGGDGRAPLGPVLREYVVSEAMAALGIPTTRALAAVTSGEVVVRETILPGAVLTRVASSHVRVGTFQFFASRGDVEGLRLLADHVIARHYPDAARTERPYRALLDAVVRAQAGLIAEWMLVGFIHGVMNTDNMSIAGETIDYGPCAFMDAYDPGAVFSAIDRQGRYAYFRQPAIGEWNLARFAECLLPLLSDDTGAAIAEAEEALDAFRSVYERAYQAGLGRKLGLLGEREGDAELGRDLLEAMGANGADFTLTFRRLSRAASGDADDAGVRSLFADPSAFDEWASRWRRRLDQEPTDAAARRAAMLAVNPAYVPRNHRVEAVIRAAVDEDDFAPFHELVAVLSNPYEEQAPFARYADPPEEDERVFRTFCGT, encoded by the coding sequence ATGCCAGCTCACTTCCCCTTCGACAACACCTACGCGAGGCTCCCCGAGCGGTTCTTCGCGCGAGTCGCCCCCACTCCGGTCAGGGGCCCACGGCTTGTTCGGGTCAATGGTCCCCTGGCGGCCCAGCTCGGCCTCGGTCCGGACTGGCTCGCCAGCGAGGAGGGTGTGGAGGTGCTGGCGGGCAACCGCGTCGTCGAAACGGCCGAGCCGATCGCGACGGCGTATGCAGGGCACCAGTTCGGCGTGTTCGTCCCGCAGCTCGGGGACGGCCGCGCGGTCCTCCTCGGCGAGATCGTCGACCGTGCCGGAGTACGGCGCGACGTCCAGCTCAAGGGCTCGGGTCGGACGCCCTTCTCGCGCGGCGGGGATGGAAGAGCCCCCCTGGGCCCGGTCCTGCGCGAGTACGTGGTCAGCGAGGCGATGGCCGCGCTGGGAATCCCCACGACCCGCGCGCTTGCCGCGGTGACCTCCGGGGAGGTCGTGGTTCGTGAGACGATCCTTCCGGGTGCAGTCCTGACGCGCGTCGCCTCCAGCCACGTCCGGGTGGGCACCTTCCAGTTCTTCGCGAGCCGCGGGGACGTGGAAGGCCTGCGGCTGCTCGCGGACCACGTGATTGCGCGACACTACCCGGACGCGGCCCGCACCGAGCGACCGTACCGCGCGCTGCTCGACGCCGTCGTCCGAGCGCAGGCCGGGCTGATCGCAGAGTGGATGCTGGTCGGGTTCATCCACGGGGTGATGAACACGGACAACATGTCCATTGCCGGCGAAACGATCGACTACGGGCCCTGCGCCTTCATGGATGCCTACGACCCCGGGGCGGTCTTCAGCGCGATCGACCGGCAGGGGCGGTATGCGTACTTCAGGCAGCCGGCGATCGGCGAGTGGAACCTCGCCCGTTTCGCCGAGTGCCTGCTGCCTCTCCTCTCGGACGATACAGGCGCCGCAATCGCCGAGGCGGAAGAAGCCCTCGACGCATTCAGATCGGTATACGAACGGGCGTACCAGGCAGGGCTCGGACGGAAGCTGGGCCTGCTCGGTGAACGCGAGGGCGATGCCGAGCTCGGGCGGGACCTGCTGGAGGCGATGGGTGCGAACGGTGCCGACTTCACGCTCACGTTCCGTCGGCTGAGCAGGGCGGCGTCCGGCGACGCGGACGACGCGGGCGTGCGGAGCCTGTTCGCAGACCCTTCCGCCTTCGACGAATGGGCCTCCCGGTGGCGGAGGCGGCTCGACCAGGAGCCCACAGACGCAGCCGCGCGCCGCGCCGCCATGCTGGCGGTGAATCCGGCCTACGTACCGCGCAACCACCGTGTGGAAGCAGTCATCCGGGCGGCCGTCGACGAGGACGACTTCGCCCCGTTCCACGAGCTGGTGGCGGTGCTGTCGAATCCCTACGAGGAGCAGGCGCCCTTCGCCCGATACGCGGACCCGCCCGAAG